GGAGGGCACATGTCGGCCCACTGCCAGGTGACCGGGCGCAAACCCGGCTTCGGCAAACAGGTGTCGCACTCGCACGTGCGCACCAATCGACGCTGGAACCCCAACATCCAGCGGCGTCGCTACTGGGTGCCCAGCGAGGGACGCACGGTCACGCTGACCCTGTCGACCAAGGGCATCAAGACCATCGACCGCGACGGCATCGACGCCGTGGTCGCCCGCATCAAGGCGCGAGGGGAGAAAGTCTGATGGCGTCGAAGAGCACCGATGTCCGACCGATCGTCAAGCTCAAGTCCACGGCGGGAACGGGGTACACGTACGTCACCCGCAAGAACCGTCGCAACGACCCCGACCGTCTGGTGATGAAGAAATACGACCCGAAGATCCGCAAGCACGTCGATTTCCGCGAGGAGCGCTGAACCGTGGCGAAGAAGTCCAAGATCAATCGCAACGAGCACCGGCGGGTAGTCGTCGAGCGGTACGCGCAGCGGCGCGCGGAACTGAAGGAGATCGTTCGCAGGCCCTCGTCGGGCGACGACGAACGCGCCGCGGCCCAGCTCGCACTACAACGACTCCCCCGCGACGCGAGCCCCACGAGGCTGCGCAACCGCGATGCGGTCGACGGCCGG
This window of the Williamsia phyllosphaerae genome carries:
- the rpmB gene encoding 50S ribosomal protein L28; translation: MSAHCQVTGRKPGFGKQVSHSHVRTNRRWNPNIQRRRYWVPSEGRTVTLTLSTKGIKTIDRDGIDAVVARIKARGEKV
- the rpsN gene encoding 30S ribosomal protein S14, coding for MAKKSKINRNEHRRVVVERYAQRRAELKEIVRRPSSGDDERAAAQLALQRLPRDASPTRLRNRDAVDGRPRGYVGKAGISRIRFREMAHNGELPGITKSSW
- the rpmG gene encoding 50S ribosomal protein L33; amino-acid sequence: MASKSTDVRPIVKLKSTAGTGYTYVTRKNRRNDPDRLVMKKYDPKIRKHVDFREER